One Cicer arietinum cultivar CDC Frontier isolate Library 1 chromosome 8, Cicar.CDCFrontier_v2.0, whole genome shotgun sequence DNA segment encodes these proteins:
- the LOC140919016 gene encoding uncharacterized protein, translating to MSVSNDKIPTNLPILDSKNYDKWHKQMKVLFGYQDVLDMITDGITPLGKEATAAQEVKFKEDKKKDYKALFLIHSCVDSDNFEKVGDCDSAKTAWGILEKAYAGADKAKVVRLQTHKRQFELLQMEDKETINDYVTRVTRLGNQMKSCGEAVSEQNFVSKVLRSLTPRFDNIVVAIEESKDLKTMTKDELQSSLEAHEQRMNERGNNKAKAEVALQARFNEKNKKSKGKWPSRGKKNFQNFDGKESQNSRKCEGSSKGGGQDNYRPFDKSTKKCYNCQKLGHFARECRAKPRENHADEAKVARQDVDYDNTVLVMITEENYEIKEALDNNCDKRKLLDSNYCSAEKSAKTHSEKSAMVTVRDGAQGRNEWYLDSGCSTHMTGRKDWFVKINQVT from the coding sequence ATGTCCGTTTCCAATGATAAAATCCCTACCAACCTTCCGATTCTTGATTCGAAGAATTATGacaaatggcacaaacaaaTGAAAGTTTTGTTTGGATATCAAGATGTTCTTGATATGATTACCGATGGCATTACTCCTCTTGGTAAAGAGGCTACAGCAGCCCAAGAAGTGAAATTCAAGGAAGATAAGAAGAAAGATTACAAGGCCCTTTTCTTGATCCATTCTTGCGTCGATAGTGACAACTTCGAAAAGGTTGGCGATTGCGACTCGGCGAAGACAGCTTGGGGTATTCTTGAGAAAGCTTATGCTGGTGCAGATAAGGCGAAGGTGGTGAGGTTACAAACTCATAAGCGTCAGTTTGAGTTACTTCAAATGGAAGACAAGGAAACGATTAACGATTACGTGACGCGTGTGACACGCTTGGGGAATCAAATGAAGTCGTGTGGTGAAGCTGTTTCCGAACAGAATTTTGTGTCGAAGGTATTGCGTTCTTTAACACCAAGATTCGATAATATTGTGGTGGCGATTGAGGAATCGAAGGATCTCAAGACGATGACGAAAGATGAACTTCAAAGTTCATTAGAAGCTCATGAACAAAGGATGAACGAAAGAGGAAACAATAAAGCCAAAGCGGAAGTTGCTTTGCAAGCCCGTTTCAACGAGAAGAATAAGAAATCGAAAGGGAAATGGCCTTCTAGAGGAAAGAAGAATTTCCAGAATTTTGATGGAAAAGAGTCACAAAATTCAAGGAAATGTGAGGGCAGTTCCAAAGGTGGTGGTCAAGACAACTACAGGCCGTTCGACAAAAGTACCAAGAAGTGTTACAATTGTCAAAAGCTAGGGCATTTCGCAAGAGAGTGTAGAGCGAAACCAAGGGAGAATCATGCGGATGAGGCTAAGGTTGCTAGGCAAGACGTGGATTATGATAACACGGTTCTTGTAATGATCACAGAAGAGAACTATGAAATTAAAGAAGCGCTGGACAACAACTGTGACAAGAGGAAGTTGCTGGACAGCAACTATTGTAGtgcagaaaaatctgcaaaaacGCATTCAGAGAAAAGTGCAATGGTAACCGTTCGAGATGGAGCCCAAGGGAGAAATGAGTGGTACTTGGACTCAGGTTGTTCGACACATATGACGGGAAGAAAGGATTGGTTCGTGAAGATCAATCAAGTCACGTGA
- the LOC101503029 gene encoding LOB domain-containing protein 10-like yields MTSSSNSPCAACKSLRRKCTRECVFAPYFPPDNPQRFTYVHKVFGASNVTKLLNELDATQRDDAVKSLAYEAEARFRDPVYGCVGLISLLQHKLRQIQGELNNAKKELATYIGPQALQGVPTTILQQQHPNNHFGNSLYPYNNGNVLTTVTAATQMVISDLQPPPSQHPILEAQQLAAAVVAREQQEMFRSFEHQQQQQEFLRFSGGLDVDSVSSGGDFNHVSPVVVASTDQLSPSLALGSFDNTYHHMQQPQQGHGEPHHQHLTLQAQLLLPPQQKQVQTQTQHSSLTHHQQQTESEECRSVGPSC; encoded by the coding sequence ATGACGTCATCGTCAAATTCGCCGTGTGCGGCGTGCAAGTCTCTACGGCGAAAATGCACTCGAGAGTGCGTGTTCGCACCGTATTTTCCACCGGACAATCCTCAAAGGTTCACATACGTTCACAAAGTTTTCGGTGCGAGCAATGTAACGAAGCTGCTCAACGAGCTTGACGCGACTCAGCGTGACGACGCCGTGAAGTCGTTGGCATATGAGGCCGAGGCTCGGTTTAGGGATCCTGTTTACGGTTGCGTTGGTCTTATCTCTCTTCTTCAACATAAGCTAAGACAAATCCAAGGTGAACTTAACAATGCTAAAAAGGAACTTGCAACTTATATTGGTCCTCAAGCACTTCAGGGTGTTCCCACAACCATTCTTCAACAACAACATCCTAATAACCATTTTGGTAACTCTCTTTACCCTTATAATAATGGGAATGTTCTGACTACTGTTACTGCGGCTACACAGATGGTGATTAGTGACCTTCAACCACCACCGTCTCAACATCCAATCTTGGAAGCTCAGCAATTAGCTGCTGCTGTTGTTGCAAGAGAGCAACAAGAGATGTTTAGAAGTTTCGAACATCAACAACAGCAGCAAGAGTTTTTGAGGTTCAGTGGTGGACTTGATGTGGATTCTGTTTCTTCTGGTGGTGATTTCAACCATGTGTCCCCTGTTGTTGTTGCTTCTACGGATCAATTGTCTCCTTCTTTGGCGTTGGGATCTTTCGATAATACTTATCACCACATGCAACAACCTCAACAAGGACATGGAGAACCACATCATCAACATCTTACACTTCAGGCACAGCTTCTTCTTCCACCTCAGCAGAAGCAAGTGCAGACACAAACGCAACATTCATCTCTCACACATCACCAACAACAGACGGAAAGCGAGGAGTGTAGGAGTGTTGGTCCTTCTTgttga
- the LOC101503584 gene encoding uncharacterized protein, producing MTSSSNSPCAACKAQRRKCTQECVFAPYFPPDNPQRFTYVHKVFGASNVTKLLNELDATQRDDAVKSLAYEAEARLRDPVYGCVGVISVLQHKLRQIQGELNDAKKELATYIGPQALHGVPTNIIQQQQPNNPFVNSLYPYNNGNVAAAAQMMICDSQPPPSQHPIMEAQQLAAALVEREQQEMLRSFEHQQQQQEFLRFSGGFDVDSGSSGGGFNQMSPAAAAAVASSDQLSPSLTLGSFDNTYHHMQQVQGEPQPHHHPLQAHAQLLLPPQQKQVQTQTHQQQTESEECRSVGPSC from the coding sequence ATGACGTCATCATCAAATTCGCCTTGTGCGGCGTGCAAGGCTCAACGGCGAAAATGCACGCAAGAGTGCGTGTTCGCACCGTATTTTCCACCGGACAATCCTCAAAGGTTCACATACGTTCACAAAGTTTTCGGTGCGAGCAATGTAACGAAGCTGCTCAACGAGCTTGACGCGACTCAGCGTGACGACGCCGTGAAGTCGTTGGCATATGAGGCTGAGGCTCGGCTTAGGGATCCTGTTTACGGTTGCGTTGGGGTTATCTCTGTTCTACAACATAAGCTAAGACAAATCCAAGGTGAACTCAACGATGCTAAAAAAGAACTTGCAACTTATATTGGTCCTCAAGCACTTCATGGTGTTCCCACAAACattattcaacaacaacaacctaatAACCCTTTTGTTAACTCTCTTTACCCTTATAATAATGGGAATGTTGCGGCGGCTGCACAGATGATGATTTGTGACTCTCAACCACCACCGTCTCAACATCCGATCATGGAAGCTCAGCAATTAGCTGCTGCTCTTGTTGAAAGAGAGCAACAAGAGATGTTAAGGAGTTTCGAACATCAACAACAGCAGCAAGAGTTTTTGAGGTTCAGTGGTGGGTTTGATGTGGATTCTGGTTCTTCCGGTGGTGGTTTCAACCAAATGTCtcctgctgctgctgctgctgtgGCTTCTAGCGATCAATTGTCTCCTTCTTTGACTTTGGGATCTTTTGATAATACTTATCACCACATGCAGCAAGTACAAGGAGAACCTCAACCTCATCATCATCCACTTCAGGCACATGCACAGCTACTTCTTCCACCTCAGCAGAAACAAGTGCAGACACAAACTCACCAACAACAGACGGAAAGCGAGGAGTGTAGGAGTGTTGGTCCTTCTTgttga